DNA from Fusarium musae strain F31 chromosome 7, whole genome shotgun sequence:
GGAGATGCGTTGGATCCTTTGTCACCTTCTGGGTCTGTAGGCGAGAGTATAGACTGAATGCGGAGCTGAGAAGCTATTTTGCCGATTTTGGTGCTCTTACAGAGCTGTCTTTGTGGTGAAGATTTGATCAGAGACTTGAAGACCTCTTTTTAGAAGTCAATGAAGATGGTTATTTGAGCAAAAGTTCCGAGAAGAAATAATATTTCAAGAAAGCGTCAACTTCCCTGGAGATTCCACATACCAAAGCAAGAACTGGTAAGTCGACATTTGAATAGGCTACAATAGTACTTATGTAAAACTAAGCCTAGGGAACTACTGATCTAACAAGGATCACAAGCTACATATAGAAAAGGAAGACGAAATGAGATCCCCGGGCCGACTTTCATATTGTCAAGCCGACTTATGAGATCCCATCATCGGTCCACGCACCCGGCTAACTAGTCCTAGCATGGTAATATCGAGACCGGAAGTGCATAAATCTGGGCAAAGTGACAGCCGAGAAGCTACTAGACAAGGTATCATGGATCCATTCCTGCTCTCACTGTTGCTGGAGATGTAGTCTGAGGGCGCCGAAACAGGACTTTTGACGGAAATATGTCCATCCAAAGGCGCTGGTCACGCTAGGAAAGCAGGGAAAATTAAATTAGTGTGTCAATTTCGAGTGTCTGTCTGTAGCCGTAAATTCGAGTTTGGCATTTCTGTGGCAGAGCCTCAAGGATCGCGCAACTTTAAACGACGCTCAAGACGAGCTTATAAGTAACGAAAGACACATTGACAGTCTAAGTCACTCTGTATCGTCAGTCTGTTAGCAGTTGAGTTCCTCATTGTGTTCCTGATAGCTGACTTGTGCGTTTCTGCGCAACTCTTCCGACATATCTCGTTGGAATTGCTTGGGAACAAGATTTATCCAATGGGTAACTGCTTTTTGAGTCAAATCGCCGTCGGGGTCCTTGGAGGTTTAGGACTCTAGGTACGCCGAAGTGGGAACTATATGGGGTTGAAGATATGGAGAATATATCGCTACGTAATGATGGGGTAAAACAACATGATAAAAGAGGCGAAAGTGCGTTGTGGGTTTGTTTTTCAAGACGCCGCCGGCCGTCGTCTTAGGCTGAGTGGGGGTCTCTTCACGATGTTGAATTGAAGTGGATGAGCCTCAATTCTCAGTTGACAGTTCCTAGATGCTGCTACAATACTTTACAAGTTGATGGATATTTGAGATCAACAATCACTTCTATTGCTATATAGATATCTACCAGATCATGCGTCTAGTCAATAAGTTGGAAATATAAAATGAATGTAGAAGGGCAAATGAATTTACATCCAATATGAATGAGTGCTGGATCGGATTAGCCCCCGTAGCTTCGGCCGAGTCATAGCGTGATGACCGTAACTGGCAACTGAAATGAGAGCAGCAATTTATTACCAATTTATATCCAACTACAAGACGCTCCAGACATTTAAACGCGATCTTGGGAATCCATAAGGAACACCATTATCAAAAGACATCGACAGCTGAAAAAGTCGGGAATAAGTTTATGGGGGTTAGATGGGGACGCGAGACAGACTCGAGTTGTGGGCACAGAGACGGAGACGGGTCGAAGTAGGTCAAAGGAGAACAGGATTCCGATTCTAGTGAGAACAAAAATAAAGAGACAAGCTTATCATAATTTAGGAACAATTTAGCACGTCTTTGACCTAGTATTTTTTGTAAGGGCAGGACTGGTTGGTTAGGTACCTAGCAAATACTGTACGTACATACACAAGATGGACGTTGcctctcaaagtcaaacacTCGGTTCATCATAATCCCGAAAATACGCCTCAATATTTGCGTGGCCATTTTTTAATTGTTGAACGGCAAAAGAGCTGAGCTGCCTCCCAAAGAACTCCTGAATGAATGTCACTGCCAATTGCCGACTGCCATCAAGATCCATGCCCCGTTACAACGCCAAGGTGGACTGACCTCCAGGGGAGCCTGGACCCTCTGAAGCCAAAAGCCAGGgactttaagcttaagtgCTTCGCCCATGTGCACACGCAATCGAACCTCCAAGTTGTCTTTTGATCCCATCATGAGACGACAGTTTCTTACCCCAACAAAGAAAATAACCTCTTTCATGTGTCTGCTAGGCTCAAAATTAACTCAGAATGGCCCTGACCTAGAACAATGTCACTCCCCTTGAGTGGCGACGCCGCAATACCAGGATCATTTGCTCCCCCAACCAATGAATGACGTCGATCGCCTCAAGAGGCCTCACAGCTTGTGAGTAGATAGAGCTTCTCAGTTCTCACCGCACGAATTTAAGCGCCGACAGACGCCCACCCTCTTTGATGAGGATGCGCTAGATCACACAGCTCTTCAAATCAAGCTCCTGCAACAGCCGCCCAAGTCATAGCTCtgttgcattgcattgcattgcattgacgCGCATCGCGCTTGTCTTGAGtcgtctgtctgtctgtgttTCTTGCTGGTGGATCGAATGATactggtgctgctgctgttgtcatAAACCTGAACCAACCTGAACCCGACCCCTCCATCACGTCTTGCGACTTTCTAGGTTCCAGGATTTCAACAACTCTCCCCTTTTCTCATCTTCTACTCGTTATCCTAAACCTATTCCTCTTTTTGTATTGCATAATACCAAGATTGAATCTTTTTTCCCCTCCATACATACCAAGACCAGATAATCGCAAACATGTCTTCCGGGCATAATGTAAGTCCAAAAATACACCTCAGGCGCATCATGGCACGCCCATGACGTTCTCCCTTTGCCGCCACTTATGATACTGACAAAATCTCGAATAGGATCCGAAGCTCCTCTACGCTGTAGAGGGCATCAACGCCTATCACATTTCCAATGGCAAAGAGCAGTCCCTCACTCCCTCAGGACCCCAGACCCTGTCCCTCCTCATGGTTCCGACCTCATCTGGCTTTGTCGAACCTTCAGGCAGTGGCTCTGATGGCGAGGAGGACTTCTACCTGCACCTTCACCTGCCTCCTGAGCTCGACCTCCCTCTTCCCGCTACGACCCAGATCTACCACCAACCACCTACGAGCTATTTGATTCCTCGCTGGGATCTCGGCCCCGATAGCGGCGCTTTCACCAGGATCGAATTCCCTCCCACAAACTCCAGGTCGGGTGTTCAGGAAGATGTCGATACTTTCGAGACCATTCTTGCCCAATGCACCGCTTTCCTTGAAAGAGCAGCCCCTCCTCAGCCCCCAAGACCCTCCGAGAAGGCCCAAGCCAAGGCGCGCGAAGCAGCTGGCGAGCAACTCCCGGCTTACAACCCGGCTGACTATAACCCCGGAGAAGGATATGTACAGGGGAGCCATAGCTCACATACTGGGGGCAGGATTGTTCTcatcgatgaggaagacggcaGTGTCCTTGGAGAGTTGACCGATAGCTACCAAGTGGTGGAAGACAGCAAAATCAAACCCGGTTCCAAAGGTATGTACTGCAAAATTGATGGCCATGCTTTGGGTTGCTAACATTAGTGCAGAACCTGTCGAGATTGCTCTTCCTACAGATGGCGGCCAGAACATTTCTGTGCAGCCTGTGTCGCAGCCATGGGCTGAGATGGACATGCACCCTGCCTATAAAAAGTCAACAATTGTGAACAGTGCAAGTAAGGCATCTCGCCTTATTGTTACAACTTCCGATGTTGTCTCTAGAACCCTTCAGAGCCAAGCCGACAACTTCACAAAGAACACAAAGCCCCTCGCCAAGCCTGTGACTTTTGCGCCTACAACACATGCGCATATTCGCCGAATCAACAACTTCTCTAACAAAGCAGCCACATTTTCGGCTAGCACAGTGGGCACTATCGGCAACATGGCACAGAACCTGGGTGCAACCGTCACGCGTCGCAAAGATGGTAGAGCCAGAGGTTATGACAAGGACGGTAATGCGATCGATACCTATAAGCCAGGTGTTCTgaacaagagcttgatggccttcAATACTGTCGTTGATGGAATTGAGCAAGCCGGTCGCAATCTCCTCACTGGCACATCATCCAGCGTGACAACCGTTGTCGGCCACCGATGGGGTGAGGAGGCTGGCGAGTTGTCCCGCAACCTTGGCGGCGGTGTTAAGAATGTGGGACTTGTCTACATTGATGTGACGGGTGTATCGCGACGTGCCATCCTCAAGAGTGTTGCTAAGGGCATGGTGgttggcaaggtcaagggaGGTGGTGAGATCATCGTGGGAGGCACCGATAACAACAACCCTAACTTCGAGACAAGAGAGGGCAATGGTCAGGGCTCACACAACACATATGGCGATAATGTGAGCATCGCCAGTGGATATGATCCCAATGGTAAGAAGCCTGCTAAGGGACATTACTGAGGGGTGTCGATATCGGAATAGCGAAGACTTGTGACGTGATATGGCGTGGTCTATTTGAACATTTGGCTAGGCGGTAATGCGAATCGATCATTCATTAGGTAGTTCTTAAAAGATGCGATATTTGAGCAGAACCCTTTCAATTGAGCGACAAACAGTGTTAGAAATGAGGCTTGAATTCTGGTGTCAGTGATATAGTGTTAGCACAGTATGAACTATCAAGTTCACGGTAGATCGCGGGGCAGCTACGACCTTCGCGTCGCGCTCTCATGAGCTTCACCTCGAAGTCAATAAAGGACAAAtttcttctcgttgatgtCGCGCTATGTTCAAGCCTCAAGAGCTCAATATTCACAGTAAACGAGAAGCCTTTCCCTCTGAGCTTGAATTTGGCTGAACCCCCGCGATTGGTTGTCGAGGCCCAAAGTTGGAGCTTTGGATTAaatcttcaagatcaacatcatcaacaatacACGACAGACGCACGACTGCTTGTTTCATGTGCCGCTTTGAGCTTCTGGGTGTTATCATAATTATATTGCGTGATATTGGGGATTCTATGAGGTCAAGAAAGGCGCAAGATCGGTACGTTTGCTAACGTTATCGTCCTATAAAGCATCACCGCTAATTATACCAAGCTccgaaccagaaccagaaccagaaccacGATCATGCTCCACGAAATCCTACTCTCCCTTTCGGGACATCCCTCCCCGCTCCTACGAACCGATGCAACTCAGCCGCATGCCCTCTCCGGCGTAGCACCAGCCGAGCGCCAACTACTCGCCACAGCCGCCCACCTCAGCGACGTCCACATCAAACTGATCAGCTACACGGCCCAAGTAGCCAGCTCGCACCCATCAACCATCTGCCGAGCCGTCGCAACAGCCATAGACTCCATCCATCTAGCAGCCTTCCAGCGCAAAGTTCTCGATGTCGAGGCGAGCATATTACAAGATGACCCGGATCTGGTGGGAGCTTATAATATTGTGCCGTTGACGGCGGTGATAGGCGAGTTTAAGGACTGGACTAGGAGGATGGAGTGGCTTTGGGAGATGGTGCAGTTTATGCTGGCGAAGAATAAGAAGGGGGAGACATGCCATGGCGCTCAGCTCATGGATCGCCTACGAGTTGAGCTGCAGAGCGGGTATAGGGATGTTCAAGAGACGGCTATGAGCCTTGTTACGGTGGCAGAAACAGCATGGCTGAAACAGGTTTCTGCTTGGATATTATACGGGAGACTTCCGAGCTTTGGAGGTGACGATTTCTTCGTCCAGAAGGTCGAAGAGTCCGAAGAGGCAGGTCTTGTTTGGCGCCTTTGCAAAATATTGCTAACAACCGCAGGAGTATATATCACGGTCCAGTCTGTTACCAGCATTCGTAACACCAGCTACAGCTTCATCCATGCTCTTCATTGGAAAATCTCTAAATCACATTCGAGTCAAGAGCAGCGTTGACTCAGGCCTTCGTGGCCTAGATCACCTATCATCGAAGCTCCAAGAATTATCCAGCCTCTCCTTTCCACTGAAAAGCACCAGCTTTTCAAGAGCCATCATTGCGGTCCGGATATCTCTATCCGAAAACACGCTTCAGAAACTCCTCCCGCTAGCCAAGGTGACGGAAATGCTACAATTATTGCGAgatttcttcctcctcggtcgTGGTGAGTTTGCAATGCAGTTGACCCACGAGGCAGACGAAAAAATACGCAGTCGTTGGAGGCGAGCAGACAATTTGGCCTACGAAAAGGGTGACGGTCTGAAGAATGTGACGGTCAAAGAGGGTGAAGTTGCCGCGGTTCTCGCAAGGACGTGGGCTGTTCTAGCATCTATGCAGGGCCAACAtgcagaggaagatgaacAACTTGAGCTTGCTCGAGACCTTTTACGGCTAAATCTCACCAAGAGTAAGGCGACTCCGAATTTTGGCTCAGGTTCGGGTCTCAGCCGTGATGCTGCAAGCCTCTTATCCGAGTCGCCTTTTCGCAACCTCCTTTTCTCTGTCCCGTCTTTGCTGTCCATCCAGATTCCTCCACCACTGGATATGGTACTGTCACCATCAGACATACAGATATACTCTTGCATCAACGCCTATCTACTATCAATGCGCAGAGCGCACATTCGACTTACGGATCTCTGGAAGATTACGTCCTTAAGACGTCAATATCCAACCGCAAAAGGTGACCGAGAACATATTATCCTTCTCCGAAAGCGATGGACGTCTCGGTCGTCTTCAATGCGTAGCTCTTGGACAACTGCAAGTGCTGCTATATTCTTTCTAGCGGAAACAGAAGCATATCTCCAGACTGAGATTGTTGCTGGGCTATGGGAGGGCTTCCATGAGTGGCTGACAGCCAATGATCCCAAGCATGGGCAGTCTAgagcaccaacaccaaccaaaTTACAAGGTGAATCAGGGGgtgctgatgatggtgagggagaggaagaggatgatgacttATGGCTAGGCAATGAAAATGACAAGCCTACAGCTCAAGATGATACCCCCAAAGCACGAGATTCAACGCCTCCCCAGGATCCTCAAACTCTTTCAACAGCTCATCGCCTATATCTTCGTACTCTCATCCATCGGCTGCTTCTCACCCAGCCAACATTCACCCAACCTCTATATAACCTCCTCATCCACATTGATCACCTCGTCGCCCATCTACATCGTCTTCACGCTATCTATACATCAATAGACCTCGAGACAGATGCCGGCGTAGTCGATGCCTTTGTCGACCTCGAGTCTGAGGAGCGTGACGTTAAGCGCCGTCTTCACGACATCGAGTCCCGTGTCCGCTCTGGCATCGAAGATGTCGTCGCCGCCCTTCGCGCTCTCGAGTCTGACCCCATCTTCACAGCCGAATGGGAGGGCGACACAGCTCCCGCCACTGCAactgaggaagacgaagatgatcaGCGAGACGGCAGAGCCCGGGACACAGACGATGCAGAGGAACGAGGTGGCTTCACAGCTGCACGGGTTGGTGGTATCAATCGTCTGCTCATGAAGCTCGACTTTGGCACATGGTTCGGCAGACCAGACGGCCACGGTGATGTCGAGCAACTGTAACTCGACCGCTTCTGGCGTCTCGACGATTATCGCGTGGGATAGGATAACGAGCTGGTCAGACTTACATGGACGTCAATGGCAGACTGTCTCATGCCAAGGCACGTCTGCAGAAATGAAAAAGAGACAGGCGTTTCCCCCGCATCTGTGGCGTTACAGATGGCACGATTCCCACGTCCCCGATGCATCTCGAGCTGGCTTGACAGGGGTTACAGATGGGGGTGGATGAGGGCTTTTTCTTCCCGCTATCAAACCCAATTGAGTGGGATGGAGGGGACAGACAACCTTGAGCATTTAAGTTATACCAAT
Protein-coding regions in this window:
- a CDS encoding hypothetical protein (EggNog:ENOG41), which produces MSSGHNDPKLLYAVEGINAYHISNGKEQSLTPSGPQTLSLLMVPTSSGFVEPSGSGSDGEEDFYLHLHLPPELDLPLPATTQIYHQPPTSYLIPRWDLGPDSGAFTRIEFPPTNSRSGVQEDVDTFETILAQCTAFLERAAPPQPPRPSEKAQAKAREAAGEQLPAYNPADYNPGEGYVQGSHSSHTGGRIVLIDEEDGSVLGELTDSYQVVEDSKIKPGSKEPVEIALPTDGGQNISVQPVSQPWAEMDMHPAYKKSTIVNSASKASRLIVTTSDVVSRTLQSQADNFTKNTKPLAKPVTFAPTTHAHIRRINNFSNKAATFSASTVGTIGNMAQNLGATVTRRKDGRARGYDKDGNAIDTYKPGVLNKSLMAFNTVVDGIEQAGRNLLTGTSSSVTTVVGHRWGEEAGELSRNLGGGVKNVGLVYIDVTGVSRRAILKSVAKGMVVGKVKGGGEIIVGGTDNNNPNFETREGNGQGSHNTYGDNVSIASGYDPNGKKPAKGHY